A single genomic interval of Actinomycetes bacterium harbors:
- a CDS encoding NUDIX hydrolase, whose product MTGAAGVTRLHASALEIMRGWVAPDDDQDELRRAYVRHLLDHDDGMLVTCLPAHLTASALVLDAAGQR is encoded by the coding sequence GTGACGGGTGCTGCCGGCGTCACCCGCCTGCACGCGAGCGCGCTGGAGATCATGCGCGGGTGGGTCGCCCCCGACGACGACCAGGACGAGCTGCGGAGGGCGTACGTCCGGCACCTGCTCGACCACGACGACGGGATGCTGGTCACCTGCCTCCCGGCCCACCTCACCGCCAGCGCGCTGGTGCTCGACGCGGCCGGCCAACGGG
- a CDS encoding zinc-dependent metalloprotease, whose amino-acid sequence MSNFPFGFNPGPEDGGEGERPSGDQPSGGTPAGGAPTDPFAAMLGGGGGDIGAALQRLGQLMSWQGGPVNWDLARDVARQAVAASEDRSVTTSDREPVLDAMRLAELWLDEATAFPSGATAVAAWSRAEWVEATLPAWRELVDPVAGKVVDSLGSMLTGEGGPLAGGLPGMAGLPAEQMAAMSQMAGPLQQMMRSIGGAMFGTQLGQAIGSLAVEVVGSTDVGLPLAGAGRAALLPANVAVFGEGLEVPADQVRLYLALREAAHHRLFAHAPWLRAHLVDAVAAYARGITVDVGRLEEAMGSVDPTDPESLQQALTGGMFEPEDTPEQKAALLRLETALALVEGWVDEVVDAAASPHLPASSALRETVRRRRASGGPGEQTFASLVGLELRPRRLRDAAALWRAVLAEKGQDGRESLWSHPDLLPTADDLDDPEAFARGGSAPLDLSGLEDTEAPPEPPHPGDEGPSGPSAP is encoded by the coding sequence ATGAGCAACTTCCCCTTCGGCTTCAACCCCGGACCCGAGGACGGCGGCGAGGGCGAGCGCCCCTCCGGCGACCAGCCCTCGGGCGGGACGCCGGCCGGTGGCGCACCCACCGACCCGTTCGCCGCGATGCTCGGCGGTGGCGGCGGTGACATCGGTGCGGCGCTGCAGCGCCTCGGCCAGCTGATGTCGTGGCAGGGCGGGCCGGTGAACTGGGACCTCGCCCGCGACGTCGCGCGCCAGGCGGTGGCCGCCAGCGAAGACCGGTCGGTCACCACGTCGGACCGGGAGCCGGTGCTCGACGCCATGCGCCTCGCCGAGCTGTGGCTCGACGAGGCCACCGCCTTCCCCAGCGGCGCCACGGCGGTCGCCGCGTGGAGCCGGGCCGAGTGGGTCGAGGCGACGCTCCCGGCCTGGCGCGAGCTGGTCGACCCGGTCGCCGGGAAGGTCGTCGACTCCCTCGGCTCGATGCTCACCGGTGAGGGCGGCCCGCTCGCCGGCGGCCTGCCCGGGATGGCCGGGCTGCCCGCCGAGCAGATGGCGGCCATGTCGCAGATGGCCGGCCCGCTGCAGCAGATGATGCGCAGCATCGGCGGCGCCATGTTCGGCACCCAGCTCGGCCAGGCGATCGGCTCGCTGGCGGTCGAGGTGGTCGGGTCGACCGATGTCGGGCTGCCCCTGGCCGGCGCCGGGCGAGCCGCCCTGCTGCCCGCCAACGTGGCGGTCTTCGGCGAGGGGCTCGAGGTGCCGGCCGACCAGGTGCGGCTCTACCTGGCCCTGCGCGAGGCGGCGCACCACCGGCTGTTCGCGCACGCTCCCTGGCTGCGGGCGCACCTCGTCGACGCGGTCGCGGCCTATGCGCGCGGCATCACCGTCGATGTCGGCCGGCTCGAGGAGGCCATGGGCAGCGTCGACCCCACCGACCCCGAGTCGCTGCAGCAGGCGCTGACCGGAGGCATGTTCGAGCCCGAGGACACCCCCGAGCAGAAGGCCGCGCTGCTGCGGCTCGAGACCGCCCTCGCCCTCGTCGAGGGCTGGGTCGACGAGGTGGTCGACGCAGCAGCCAGCCCCCACCTGCCGGCCTCGTCGGCCCTGCGCGAGACGGTCCGCCGCCGACGGGCCAGCGGCGGCCCGGGCGAGCAGACCTTCGCGTCCCTCGTCGGGCTCGAGCTGCGGCCGCGCCGGCTGCGCGACGCCGCCGCCCTGTGGCGTGCCGTCCTCGCGGAGAAGGGGCAGGACGGCCGTGAGTCGCTCTGGTCCCACCCTGACCTGCTGCCGACCGCCGACGACCTGGACGACCCCGAGGCGTTCGCCCGCGGCGGCTCCGCGCCCCTCGACCTGTCCGGCCTCGAGGACACCGAGGCCCCGCCGGAGCCGCCGCATCCGGGTGACGAGGGGCCGTCGGGGCCGTCGGCTCCGTGA
- a CDS encoding NAD-dependent epimerase/dehydratase family protein produces the protein MSSPSEAAEPAVRSRRTRGPKGPVIAVTGAAEGLGAALVARLAQRADVAKVVGLDARRGDVPGVTWRVLDVCDPSLATRLSSVDAVVHLAFDASLDGDARARGERNVRAAQTVLTAAAARGVRRVVLCTSAMVYGAQPDNPVPLDDDAPLRAVPDGGLLSDWLEIERLARAAPRSHLGLEVTVLRPAALVGPGVDSVFTRHFEAPRLLVVRDSRPRWQFCHVDDLVAALELAAVGEVSGTVTVACEGWMEQEDVELVSGLRRIELPASLALGTAERLHRLGIIPAPASDLQYVMHPWVVSSGRLQAAGWRATYDNPTALGLLLEQVSGHHAVAARRVGKRDATIGAGAAVAVVGTAALVRIARRKRRA, from the coding sequence GTGAGTTCCCCGAGCGAGGCCGCCGAGCCGGCCGTTCGCTCTCGGCGCACCCGAGGGCCGAAAGGCCCGGTCATCGCCGTCACCGGGGCCGCCGAGGGTCTGGGCGCCGCGCTGGTCGCCCGCCTGGCCCAGCGCGCGGACGTGGCCAAGGTCGTGGGCCTGGACGCCCGCCGAGGCGACGTCCCCGGGGTGACCTGGCGGGTCCTCGACGTCTGCGACCCGTCGCTGGCGACCCGTCTCTCGTCGGTCGACGCCGTGGTCCACCTCGCGTTCGACGCCTCGCTCGACGGCGACGCCCGGGCGAGGGGGGAGCGCAACGTCCGCGCCGCCCAGACCGTGCTCACCGCGGCCGCGGCGCGCGGCGTCCGCCGCGTCGTGCTGTGCACCTCGGCCATGGTGTACGGCGCCCAGCCGGACAACCCGGTGCCGCTCGACGACGACGCCCCCCTGCGCGCGGTGCCCGACGGAGGGCTGCTGTCGGACTGGCTGGAGATCGAGCGGCTGGCCCGCGCGGCCCCGCGCAGCCACCTCGGCCTCGAGGTCACGGTGCTGCGCCCGGCCGCCCTGGTGGGCCCCGGGGTCGACAGCGTCTTCACCCGGCACTTCGAGGCGCCGCGGCTGCTCGTCGTGCGGGACAGCCGGCCGCGCTGGCAGTTCTGCCACGTCGACGACCTGGTCGCTGCGCTCGAGCTGGCCGCGGTCGGCGAGGTCAGCGGCACGGTCACCGTCGCCTGCGAGGGCTGGATGGAGCAGGAGGACGTCGAGCTGGTCTCGGGTCTCCGCCGGATCGAGCTGCCGGCCTCGCTGGCCCTCGGCACCGCCGAGCGGCTGCACCGGCTGGGCATCATCCCGGCACCGGCCAGCGACCTGCAGTACGTCATGCACCCCTGGGTCGTCTCCAGCGGCCGGCTGCAGGCAGCAGGGTGGCGGGCGACGTACGACAACCCGACCGCCCTGGGCCTGCTCCTCGAGCAGGTCAGCGGGCACCACGCGGTCGCGGCCCGCAGGGTGGGCAAGCGGGACGCCACCATCGGCGCCGGCGCGGCGGTCGCCGTCGTCGGCACCGCCGCCCTGGTGCGGATCGCGCGTCGGAAGCGGCGGGCCTGA
- a CDS encoding molybdenum cofactor biosynthesis protein MoaE, producing MSSGQQVVRLLDIRDTPLSVDEVFRAVADPAAGGTAVFVGAVRGQDGGRSVTDLGYSAHPSALDELRTVAGEVAAAHEVVAVAAVHRVGDLAVGDLAVVVAVSCTHRGEAFVACRALIDELKSRVPIWKHQVFADGDEEWVGLP from the coding sequence ATGTCGTCCGGACAGCAGGTCGTCCGGCTGCTCGACATCCGTGACACCCCGCTCTCGGTGGACGAGGTGTTCCGGGCCGTTGCCGACCCGGCAGCCGGCGGCACCGCGGTGTTCGTCGGCGCCGTCCGGGGCCAGGACGGCGGCCGGTCGGTGACCGACCTGGGCTACTCCGCGCACCCCTCCGCCCTCGACGAGCTGCGGACCGTCGCCGGCGAGGTCGCCGCCGCCCACGAGGTCGTGGCGGTGGCGGCCGTGCACCGGGTCGGCGACCTCGCGGTGGGCGACCTGGCGGTCGTCGTCGCCGTGTCCTGCACCCACCGCGGCGAGGCGTTCGTCGCCTGCCGGGCGCTGATCGACGAGCTCAAGTCGCGCGTGCCGATCTGGAAGCACCAGGTCTTCGCCGACGGTGACGAGGAATGGGTCGGCCTGCCCTGA
- a CDS encoding PDZ domain-containing protein — protein MSRRTLTLAVAGFLVVLLSAIAALLPVPYVALEAGPVTDTLGSVGKTQLIRIDGRETYPVSGNLDLTTVHVLGGPGSQLGLVTALRGWLDDGIAIVPEDTVYPPGETAEEAEKESAAEMRDSQENATTAALRELGIPVEITSFVQDVPEGSPSSGKLETGDELVAIDGTPVAGGTQLRELITAHDPGDEVRVTVRRDGEERTETVTTERAEDGRAIVGITTRDEADYPFTVDISLEDVGGPSAGLMFALGIVDKLTPGSLTDGAHIAGTGTIDDTGHVGAIGGITQKMLGAERAGATVFLAPAGNCDEAKETVPDGLRLVKARTLSSAVSSLEQLAEGRTQGLPRC, from the coding sequence GTGTCGCGTCGCACCCTCACCCTGGCCGTTGCCGGGTTCCTCGTGGTGCTGCTGTCGGCGATCGCCGCGCTGCTGCCGGTGCCGTACGTCGCGCTCGAGGCCGGGCCGGTGACCGACACGCTCGGGTCGGTGGGCAAGACCCAGCTGATCCGGATCGACGGGCGCGAGACCTATCCGGTGAGCGGCAACCTCGACCTCACCACGGTGCACGTGCTCGGCGGGCCGGGCAGCCAGCTCGGGCTGGTGACCGCCCTGCGGGGCTGGCTCGACGACGGCATCGCGATCGTGCCCGAGGACACCGTCTACCCGCCGGGGGAAACCGCCGAGGAGGCCGAGAAGGAGAGCGCGGCCGAGATGCGTGACTCCCAGGAGAACGCGACGACGGCCGCCCTGCGCGAGCTCGGCATCCCGGTCGAGATCACCTCGTTCGTGCAGGACGTGCCCGAGGGATCACCGTCGAGCGGCAAGCTGGAGACCGGCGACGAGCTGGTGGCGATCGACGGTACCCCGGTGGCCGGCGGGACCCAGCTGCGCGAGCTGATCACCGCGCACGACCCGGGGGACGAGGTGCGGGTGACGGTCCGGCGCGACGGCGAGGAGCGGACCGAGACCGTCACCACGGAGCGGGCCGAGGACGGCCGGGCCATCGTCGGCATCACCACCCGGGACGAGGCCGACTACCCGTTCACCGTCGACATCTCCCTCGAGGACGTCGGCGGCCCCAGCGCCGGTCTGATGTTCGCGCTCGGCATCGTCGACAAGCTCACGCCCGGGTCGCTGACCGACGGCGCGCACATCGCCGGCACCGGCACGATCGACGACACCGGCCACGTCGGCGCCATCGGGGGCATCACCCAGAAGATGCTCGGCGCCGAACGGGCAGGTGCCACCGTCTTCCTGGCCCCGGCCGGCAACTGCGACGAGGCCAAGGAGACGGTGCCGGACGGGCTGCGGCTGGTGAAGGCGCGGACGCTGTCCTCGGCGGTCAGCTCGCTCGAGCAGCTCGCCGAGGGCCGCACCCAGGGTCTGCCGCGCTGCTGA
- a CDS encoding PPA1309 family protein, with amino-acid sequence MTGLAEPANPRANRRLDALTLDVERHAAQAGWDQPTRLYALVETTDLLRREPQLAEQVGGSDEPGGLTPVDQGDLPEHASIEELLGGIAWPPEVLGSALCVERLMVPPDAEKDMPQDEQDALRWLAEHPQRQEVRIVASVLRDGSRSCALRMRAHDDETSVLTGPDLVPGLSAALAATLAD; translated from the coding sequence ATGACCGGACTCGCCGAGCCTGCGAACCCCCGCGCCAACCGGCGCCTGGACGCGCTGACCCTCGACGTCGAGCGGCACGCGGCGCAGGCGGGCTGGGACCAGCCGACCCGCCTCTACGCGCTGGTCGAGACCACCGACCTGCTGCGCCGCGAGCCCCAGCTGGCCGAGCAGGTGGGCGGGTCGGACGAACCGGGCGGGCTCACGCCGGTGGATCAGGGCGACCTCCCGGAGCACGCCTCCATCGAGGAGCTGCTCGGGGGCATCGCCTGGCCGCCGGAGGTGCTCGGCTCGGCCCTGTGCGTCGAGCGGCTGATGGTGCCGCCGGACGCGGAGAAGGACATGCCGCAGGACGAGCAGGACGCCTTGCGCTGGCTGGCCGAGCACCCGCAGCGGCAGGAGGTGCGCATCGTCGCGTCGGTGCTGCGCGACGGGTCCCGCAGCTGCGCCCTGCGGATGCGGGCGCACGACGACGAGACGTCGGTGCTCACCGGCCCGGACCTGGTGCCGGGTCTCTCGGCTGCGCTGGCCGCCACGCTGGCCGACTGA